Proteins encoded in a region of the Carassius carassius chromosome 49, fCarCar2.1, whole genome shotgun sequence genome:
- the LOC132132643 gene encoding protein phosphatase 1 regulatory subunit 3C-B-like has product MSCTKTLGFSSYSLPDRVMPADLAMYALISMPAIRCSPPIGSSPELQRARLSPPSPTSSLSSSSSASSLSSYSPSTGMLRKRKRVVFADAKGLALASVRIFTADPSELETEDAPQPEEHVKPRAPMQSMRLRLKFGFPQPVLDRLRIKETLVQLESCSLSERVLSGTVRVCNVKLDKTVFIRITFDSWRSHKDIACTYVREPNATLETDLFSFNVSLPSDLDPKERLEFVVVFRPGNSKLHFVDNNKGKNYHILVENAVPEPQLVTTSRRTIITPSPQHTFVWPGVKGHEMHRMRHLACEVPAHKDRLINRTWGRMPNVTPLC; this is encoded by the exons ATGAGCTGCACAAA AACATTGGGATTCAGCAGTTACTCTTTACCTGATCGGGTGATGCCGGCGGATCTGGCCATGTATGCGCTGATTAGCATGCCTGCTATCAGGTGCTCCCCACCCATTGGGTCTTCACCAGAGCTTCAACGAGCCAGGCTTTCACCCCCTTCACCTACATCTTCACTATCTTCATCCAGCTCTGCCAGCTCCCTGTCCTCGTACTCTCCTAGCACTGGAATGCTACGCAAGAGGAAGCGAGTTGTGTTCGCTGATGCCAAAGGTCTCGCGCTCGCCTCCGTGCGCATCTTCACTGCTGACCCTTCGGAGTTGGAAACAGAAGATGCCCCGCAGCCCGAGGAGCATGTAAAGCCTAGAGCGCCCATGCAGAGCATGAGACTGCGACTTAAGTTTGGTTTTCCACAGCCTGTTCTAGACCGTCTAAGAATTAAGGAAACATTGGTGCAGTTGGAGAGCTGTAGCCTGAGCGAAAGGGTGTTGAGCGGGACTGTACGTGTCTGCAACGTTAAATTAGACAAGACTGTCTTCATCCGCATAACTTTTGACTCATGGCGAAGCCATAAAGACATTGCATGCACTTACGTGAGGGAACCAAATGCAACTTTAGAGACtgacttgttttcttttaatgtgtCGCTACCGTCCGATCTGGACCCGAAGGAGCGCCTGGAGTTCGTAGTGGTGTTCCGACCCGGCAATAGCAAACTGCATTTCGTGGACAACAACAAAGGTAAAAACTACCACATTCTTGTGGAAAATGCGGTACCGGAACCTCAGCTGGTGACGACAAGCAGGAGAACCATCATTACACCAAGTCCTCAACATACTTTTGTTTGGCctggggtcaaaggtcatgaaATGCATAGAATGAGACACCTGGCATGCGAAGTCCCAGCCCACAAGGACCGTCTGATAAACAGGACCTGGGGAAGAATGCCAAATGTTACTCCGTTGTGCTAA